One Deinococcus sp. Leaf326 genomic window carries:
- a CDS encoding DUF4287 domain-containing protein produces the protein MSFQAYLDNIEKQTGKTPNEFVALAQAKGFTDPKTKANEIVAWLKEEFGLGRGHAMALVHVFKNGAAISEKHIGSDGVHRDESDTLRLDGLDHRES, from the coding sequence ATGTCGTTTCAAGCGTACCTTGACAACATCGAGAAGCAGACTGGCAAAACGCCCAATGAATTTGTCGCTCTCGCGCAGGCGAAGGGATTCACCGATCCGAAGACCAAAGCAAACGAGATTGTTGCCTGGTTGAAAGAAGAGTTTGGTCTAGGGCGAGGGCACGCCATGGCCTTGGTGCACGTCTTCAAGAACGGTGCGGCGATTTCGGAGAAACACATCGGGAGTGACGGCGTTCATCGTGATGAGAGCGACACCTTGCGACTTGATGGT